Proteins encoded in a region of the Euleptes europaea isolate rEulEur1 chromosome 3, rEulEur1.hap1, whole genome shotgun sequence genome:
- the LGALS4 gene encoding galectin-4 has translation MNFVPAPGYMPTYNPPLPCSKPVPYGLRAGMSVYVQGVIQHSTDSFRVNFACGGDIAFHFNPRFKGHDKVVLNTFQGGKWGKEEHKKMPFKLGQHFEIVFIITSEHYQIMVNKNPFCEYSHRIPVERVQEVNVDGDMELQSLTVLGGGMMGGGGMPAQPHPPMGMPGMMPNPGFPPGNYPGMMQNPAYPNLPMMMAPAAYNPQVPYRGNFPGGLGSKRTVVIRGFIPQDAKGFRINFKAGNNDIPLHVNPRLNERTVVRNSFLNGAWGREERELPVNPFQAGQYFDLSIRCGNERFKIFANGQPLFNYSHRFRNFPQIDTLEIDGDVILSYVQY, from the exons ATGAATTTCGTCCCGGCACCTGGGTACATGCCAACGTACAACCCC CCCCTCCCATGTAGCAAGCCTGTGCCTTATGGACTTCGTGCTGGAATGTCTGTCTACGTTCAAGGGGTGATACAACACTCTACCGACAG CTTCCGGGTGAACTTTGCCTGTGGGGGTGACATCGCTTTCCACTTCAATCCCCGCTTTAAAGGCCACGATAAGGTCGTCTTAAACACCTTCCAGGGAGGGAAGTGGGGGAAAGAGGAGCACAAAAAGATGCCCTTCAAACTGGGCCAGCACTTTGAGATCGTCTTCATCATCACCAGTGAACATTACCAG ATCATGGTGAACAAGAACCCCTTCTGTGAGTACAGCCACCGGATCCCCGTGGAACGGGTGCAGGAGGTGAACGTCGATGGAGACATGGAGTTGCAATCTCTGACCGTCCTCGGAGGGGGCATGATGGGAGGTGGG GGAATGCCAGCACAGCCTCACCCTCCGATGGGAATGCCG GGCATGATGCCAAATCCTGGATTCCCACCTGGAAACTACCCT GGCATGATGCAGAATCCTGCCTACCCAAACCTTCCT ATGATGATGGCTCCAGCTGCCTACAATCCG CAAGTGCCCTATAGAGGTAACTTCCCTGGAGGACTGGGCTCAAAAAGGACCGTGGTGATAAGAGGATTTATCCCGCAAGATGCCAAAGG CTTCCGGATCAATTTTAAAGCCGGCAACAATGATATACCCCTGCACGTTAACCCCCGCTTGAATGAGCGGACGGTTGTGCGGAACAGCTTCCTGAATGGTGCCTGGGGCCGTGAAGAGCGAGAGCTGCCTGtcaacccctttcaggctggacAGTACTTTGAT CTCTCCATCCGCTGCGGGAACGAGCGCTTCAAGATCTTTGCCAATGGCCAGCCCCTCTTCAACTATTCGCACCGTTTCCGCAACTTCCCCCAAATCGACACCCTGGAAATTGATGGGGACGTGATCCTCTCTTATGTCCAGTACTGa